ATCGTCGACATGGCCCCCGCCGCGTCGAGCGTCGAGATCGCCGCGGCGGTCGTGCCCCCCTTGCTCGTGACGCCTGCCCGGAGCTCCTGCGCCGACCTCTCTCTGTCGGCATCGAGCAGACCGGCAGCCCCGGCGATGACAGCGCGCACGACCCGGTCGGCGAGGCCCGGTTCGAAACCCATCGCTTCACCGGCGCGCGTCATGCCCTCGGCGAGATAGAACAGGTACGCCGGCCCGCTCCCGGCGAGGGCGGTGAAGGCGTCCATCTGCGATTCGTCGAGGTCGATCGTCTCACCGACTGCCCCGAAGAGGCGGCGCGTGAACGCCGCATCGGCGTCGGTCGCGCCCTCCCCCGGCGCCACGGCGCTGATCCCCTTCCCGATCCGGGCCGGTGTGTTGGGCATGACGCGAGCAACCCTTCGCGCCCCGAGCGCCGCGGTGATGGTCGCGACCGTCGAGCCGGCGAGGATCGAGACCACGGCGCGATCGGAGGCGCGTCCCCCGAGGTCTTCCGCGACGCTCGCGAGCATCTGGGGCTTCACCGCGAGCATGACCCGCGCGTCGCTCGGGGCAGCGAGGAGCGCCTCGGCGGCGCTGGCGAATGCGGCACAGCCGAGACGCTGCGCGTGCGCGCGTGCCGCGGGCTCCGGATCGCTCGCAAAAACCCCCGCCGTGTCGAGGACGCCGGCACGCAGCGCGCCCTCGACGATCGCAGACGCCATCGCGCCGAAGCCGATGACGACCAGAGACTCGCGCTGCTCGTTGGTGCTCATGAAGCGAGGATATGGGACCGACGCCCAACGCGGGGCGCCGGCCGGGTCTGGGGTGTATCCTTCGGGTATTCGCCGCTGAGCCCCATTCCCGGGGCCTTCCGGCGAACGGAGGTGTCTCCCGAGATGGCGATCGCCCATGTCTTGGAATGCGAGAAGCCGCTCCACGAGCTGGAGCGCAAGGTCGAAGCGCTTGCCGCTCTGGCCGAGAACGATCAGGATCGTGCGGCCCTCGACGCGGCGCGGGTCGAGTATCGCGAGGCGCTGCGCGACCTGTACGAGAACCTGCAGCCATGGGACGTGGTGCGCGTGGCGCGACACCCCAGGCGCCCTCAGGGCCGCGATTACATCAACCTCATATGCAAGGATTTCTGCGAGCTGCACGGGGACCGGCGCTACGGCGACGACCCGGCGATCATCACCGGCCTGGCGCGCATCGGTGCGCACAAGGTGATGGTCGTGGCCCACAACAAGGGCAAGGAAACCAGCGAGAAGATCGCGTGTCACTTCGGCTGTGCGCACCCCGAGGGGTACCGCAAGGCGCTGCTCAAGATGCGCCTGGCGGAGAAGTTCGGCATCCCGATCGTGACGCTCGTCGATACTCCCGGCGCCTACCCGGGCCTTGGCGCGGAGCAGCGTGGTCAGGCGGAAGCAATCGCGTTCAATCTGCGCGAGATGGCGCGACTCAAGACGCCGATCGTCAGCGTCGTCATCGGCGAGGGCGGATCGGGCGGCGCGCTGGGCATCGCCGTCGCCGATCGCGTCGCGATGATGCAATTCGCGTGGTACTCCGTGATCTCTCCCGAGGGCTGTGCCGCGATTCTTTGGAAAGAAGCGAACCCAACGACAAACTCAGCGGCGGCCAAGTCGCTTCGCCTCACCGCGAAGGACAACCTCGAGCTGGGCGTAGTCGATTCGATCATCGCGGAGCCCATCGGCGGCGCCCACCGCGACGCGGAGGCGGCGGCGGCCAACATGCAGGCCTGGATCGTCGAACAGCTCACCACGCTCAAGCGCGTGAAGCGAGAGCAGCTCCCGGCGCGCCGGCTCGCGCGATTCCGGCAGTTGGGACGGGTGCTGGAAATCGATGAAGCCCCCGAAGCCCCCGAAGCCCCCGAGGCCCCCGCGAAGCCCGAAGATCCGAGGGGCTGAACCCGGGTCACGGGCGTCAGGCACGCACCAAAGGGCGGCCTCTGGGCGTGACGCCGTGGGCCTGCAGCACCGAAGCCGAGTGCCTGTAAGCAGTTGAATCCCGTCGCCCCGACGCCGCCGGATCGCGGGAGTTCCGTCGCCCGGTTCGTTGACGGTTCGGCTTCATCTCACTACACTCCCCGCCCTTTGCGGAGGCGGCTCGTCGCTCGGCGGCCACGACTTTCTGGCCGCGGGCAATGCCCGTCAGTGGGAGCGTGCCCGTTGGCCAAGAAGAAGCCCTCGACTAAGAAGAAGCCCGTCGCGAAGCCCGTCAAGAAGGACGCGGCGAAACCGAGCGCGAAGCCCGCCGCGAAGCCGTCTGCCAAGAAGGTCGCGAAGGCGCCCGCGGCGAAGCCCACCGGCAAGAAGGCCCCGTCGCCCGCCAAGAAGCCCGCGCCGGCGAAGGCCCCCAAGACCCCCAAGGCCGCCAAGCCCAAGCCCGCGCCAGCCGCGAAGGCGCCGAAGACGGCCGCTGGCAAGCCCGCCGCGCCCGCGAAGGCGCCGGTCTCCAAGAAGCCCGCGAAAGCCGCTGCTCCGACGAAGCCCTCTGCCGCGCCGAAGCCCGCCAAGGCGCCGGCGTCTGCCAAGCCGGCGCCCGTCGCGAAGAC
This Phycisphaeraceae bacterium DNA region includes the following protein-coding sequences:
- a CDS encoding acetyl-CoA carboxylase carboxyltransferase subunit alpha; translation: MAIAHVLECEKPLHELERKVEALAALAENDQDRAALDAARVEYREALRDLYENLQPWDVVRVARHPRRPQGRDYINLICKDFCELHGDRRYGDDPAIITGLARIGAHKVMVVAHNKGKETSEKIACHFGCAHPEGYRKALLKMRLAEKFGIPIVTLVDTPGAYPGLGAEQRGQAEAIAFNLREMARLKTPIVSVVIGEGGSGGALGIAVADRVAMMQFAWYSVISPEGCAAILWKEANPTTNSAAAKSLRLTAKDNLELGVVDSIIAEPIGGAHRDAEAAAANMQAWIVEQLTTLKRVKREQLPARRLARFRQLGRVLEIDEAPEAPEAPEAPAKPEDPRG
- the proC gene encoding pyrroline-5-carboxylate reductase, which produces MSTNEQRESLVVIGFGAMASAIVEGALRAGVLDTAGVFASDPEPAARAHAQRLGCAAFASAAEALLAAPSDARVMLAVKPQMLASVAEDLGGRASDRAVVSILAGSTVATITAALGARRVARVMPNTPARIGKGISAVAPGEGATDADAAFTRRLFGAVGETIDLDESQMDAFTALAGSGPAYLFYLAEGMTRAGEAMGFEPGLADRVVRAVIAGAAGLLDADRERSAQELRAGVTSKGGTTAAAISTLDAAGAMSTISAAVLAASARAAELASIPK